In Leuconostocaceae bacterium ESL0723, the following proteins share a genomic window:
- a CDS encoding LysR family transcriptional regulator has product MKTFTYQIFMIAAETRSFKKTADRLHITPSAVSHAISQLEKQLGLRLFIRNRSEITLTPDGEQVLPAAEDVLSAERHLRHLVNNLTGLQAGTLQIGAFSSVCINWLPGMIKAFKQQHPNIQVGITQVSTFDEINQGIKSGKIDIGFTTLPTDPRFVTTPLLKDEIMCVVPTDFTPKNGHSITHEDLSDQHFILQKNDYDQETKAALDHYRVQPQTLNFSIDDQSIIALVEGGFGLGILPNLALKKLFGEVKVYPFDHPFYREIALITNSSQMAVPAVAAFKQVVIDYLRTKKSPS; this is encoded by the coding sequence ATGAAAACCTTTACCTATCAAATTTTTATGATTGCGGCTGAAACTCGGTCCTTTAAAAAAACGGCTGACCGCCTCCACATCACGCCCAGTGCCGTTAGTCACGCCATCTCCCAACTGGAAAAGCAACTCGGTCTGCGCCTCTTTATCCGTAACCGGTCAGAAATCACCTTGACGCCGGACGGCGAACAGGTCTTACCAGCGGCCGAGGACGTCTTAAGTGCCGAACGTCATCTCCGCCACCTGGTTAATAACCTGACCGGCTTGCAGGCTGGTACCCTCCAAATTGGTGCCTTCAGCAGTGTCTGCATCAACTGGCTACCAGGCATGATTAAAGCCTTTAAGCAGCAACATCCTAATATCCAAGTCGGCATTACCCAGGTTAGTACCTTCGATGAAATTAACCAGGGGATTAAGTCCGGGAAGATTGATATCGGCTTTACCACCCTGCCGACCGATCCTCGCTTTGTCACTACTCCCCTACTAAAAGATGAAATCATGTGTGTGGTCCCAACCGACTTCACCCCTAAAAACGGACACAGCATCACCCACGAAGATCTAAGTGACCAGCACTTTATCCTGCAAAAGAACGACTATGACCAAGAGACTAAGGCAGCCCTGGACCACTACCGGGTTCAACCGCAAACGCTGAACTTCTCCATCGATGACCAATCAATCATTGCCCTGGTTGAAGGCGGTTTTGGCCTTGGCATTTTGCCAAACCTGGCCCTGAAAAAACTGTTCGGTGAGGTCAAGGTCTACCCCTTTGACCACCCCTTCTACCGAGAAATTGCGCTGATTACGAATTCCAGTCAGATGGCTGTCCCAGCCGTCGCCGCCTTTAAGCAGGTCGTTATCGATTACTTGCGCACAAAAAAAAGCCCCTCTTAA
- a CDS encoding ATP-binding cassette domain-containing protein has protein sequence MAFLELSNIFKSYFLNKQEFPVLKGINLSFDKGEFVSILGESGGGKTTLMNIIGGLDRNFEGTVTVDGQVIDHRNARQLDIYRRKTVGYIFQSFNLINYQTNLENVETSLNMTTLNRSQRKKRAKELLDKVGLGEHVNKYPSQLSGGQKQRVAIARALAGNPDIMIADEPTGALDSGNTKEVLELLDQIAQEGKLVIVVTHSQEVANFGTRIVHMEDGKIGKQEVLKDKYPVPRFSTRDRFKSKPLSAGTIWSMAYDHMKFKKLQSFLVILGSAIGLGAVILFLGLGNGIKGYITEQTTSLVNPNYPTVTKNVDKDSSASDDDKQDAYSQALMSNYASVTIGDNALNKLGKIKHVDKVYPGYQFSGASFTIGDQTKSGAYLTWTPQFTSKTLSAGSAPTQAGEIVVSKDFAQKINKNNWKSVIGQTVTVTFTTFDAENNQVQVTATPKVSGISGTGNTAIFAGSYAGMKAALTKAGAVTNANTVQVGVDKTANVKQVANDIKALKDSDGKQSYNVQTVGDTLSTINTITTLASRVVAAIAGISLVVSAIMIIVTTYMSVSERTQEIGVLRALGARAKDIGSLFTYEALLVGLISAGLAIVAAFALQLLMNGALHSLIKYNIVQISFGDVIFAVVISVFIAWVASFVPSRRAAHLNTIDALAAS, from the coding sequence ATGGCGTTTTTGGAACTTAGTAATATCTTTAAGTCTTACTTTCTTAATAAGCAAGAGTTTCCGGTCCTAAAGGGTATCAATCTTTCCTTTGATAAGGGGGAGTTTGTTTCGATTTTAGGTGAGTCCGGTGGCGGTAAGACGACCCTGATGAATATCATTGGTGGTTTGGACCGTAATTTTGAAGGAACGGTTACCGTTGATGGACAGGTGATTGACCATCGTAATGCCCGCCAACTCGACATTTACCGGCGTAAGACGGTTGGCTACATTTTCCAAAGTTTTAACCTGATTAACTATCAGACTAACTTGGAAAACGTGGAAACCTCGCTGAACATGACCACTTTAAACCGGAGCCAGCGTAAGAAGCGGGCCAAGGAATTACTGGACAAGGTCGGTTTGGGCGAGCACGTTAACAAGTATCCATCTCAGCTGTCTGGTGGTCAAAAGCAGCGGGTGGCCATTGCCCGGGCCTTGGCTGGCAACCCCGATATCATGATTGCTGATGAGCCAACCGGTGCCCTGGATTCTGGTAACACCAAGGAAGTCCTCGAACTCTTGGATCAGATTGCCCAAGAAGGTAAATTGGTCATTGTCGTGACCCACTCTCAAGAAGTGGCCAATTTCGGTACCCGGATTGTCCACATGGAAGACGGTAAGATTGGTAAGCAGGAAGTCCTAAAGGACAAGTATCCAGTTCCCCGCTTTTCAACCCGGGACCGCTTCAAGTCAAAGCCTTTGTCGGCTGGTACGATTTGGAGCATGGCCTATGACCACATGAAGTTCAAGAAACTGCAGAGCTTCCTGGTTATTCTTGGTTCAGCGATTGGACTAGGAGCCGTAATTCTCTTCCTCGGCCTAGGTAACGGGATTAAGGGTTACATTACCGAGCAGACGACCAGCTTGGTTAACCCTAACTACCCAACTGTTACTAAGAATGTGGACAAGGACAGTTCAGCGTCTGATGATGACAAACAGGATGCCTATTCCCAGGCCCTGATGTCCAACTATGCCTCGGTCACCATTGGCGATAATGCCCTGAATAAGCTGGGTAAGATTAAGCACGTTGACAAGGTTTATCCGGGCTACCAGTTTAGCGGCGCTAGCTTCACCATCGGTGACCAGACCAAGTCAGGTGCATACTTGACTTGGACCCCTCAGTTTACCAGCAAGACCCTGAGTGCTGGCTCAGCCCCAACTCAGGCCGGTGAAATTGTGGTTTCAAAGGACTTCGCCCAGAAGATTAATAAGAATAACTGGAAGTCAGTCATTGGTCAGACCGTAACGGTGACCTTTACGACCTTTGATGCAGAGAATAACCAGGTCCAGGTAACGGCTACCCCTAAGGTTAGTGGAATCAGTGGTACTGGTAATACTGCCATCTTTGCTGGTTCTTACGCCGGTATGAAGGCGGCCCTGACCAAGGCCGGTGCGGTGACCAATGCTAACACTGTCCAAGTCGGCGTCGATAAGACGGCCAACGTTAAGCAGGTAGCGAACGACATCAAGGCCCTTAAGGACAGTGATGGTAAGCAGAGTTACAACGTTCAGACCGTTGGTGATACGCTGTCAACCATTAACACCATTACTACGCTGGCCTCCCGGGTGGTAGCGGCCATTGCGGGTATTTCCCTGGTCGTTTCTGCGATTATGATTATCGTGACGACCTACATGTCGGTTAGTGAACGGACTCAGGAAATCGGCGTCTTGCGGGCGCTTGGTGCCCGGGCCAAGGATATTGGCTCTCTCTTCACTTATGAGGCCCTCCTGGTCGGTTTGATTTCGGCTGGCCTAGCCATTGTGGCGGCCTTTGCCTTGCAACTCCTAATGAACGGTGCTTTGCACAGTCTCATTAAGTACAATATCGTACAAATTTCATTTGGTGACGTAATCTTTGCCGTCGTTATCAGTGTCTTCATTGCCTGGGTGGCAAGCTTCGTGCCATCACGGCGAGCTGCACACCTGAATACGATTGATGCCCTGGCTGCTAGCTAA
- a CDS encoding aldo/keto reductase, whose translation MTERILDQDTTLSNGVQIPKLGMGVWKSSNAQADQAVQTALANGYRLIDTAKQYGNQLGVGAGLKKAFANSTLNRKDIFVTTKVFNGDQGYDSTLHAFEQQLKDLQLQYVDMYLIHWPVDGKYLDTWKAMERLYKDGKIRAIGISNFDIERMQDVLDHAEIMPQVNQMEFNPLVQEKDIYQFMREVGMTMEAWGPLGGGQAINDPVIQELAKKHQKTPAQIILRFDIQMGVVTIPKSVHEERIIANSQLDGFELSPEDMAAIQKLDQNKRTIWYEDFTWHTPHKDSAAPDEVSQWDDNQEYQV comes from the coding sequence ATGACTGAAAGAATTTTAGATCAAGACACGACCTTGAGTAACGGTGTTCAAATCCCTAAGTTGGGGATGGGTGTTTGGAAGAGTTCCAACGCTCAGGCTGACCAGGCGGTTCAGACCGCACTGGCCAACGGATACCGCCTGATTGATACGGCCAAGCAGTATGGTAATCAGTTGGGGGTTGGTGCCGGCCTGAAGAAGGCTTTCGCTAATTCAACGCTAAACCGAAAAGACATTTTCGTAACGACCAAGGTCTTCAACGGGGACCAAGGATACGACTCAACCCTGCATGCCTTTGAGCAACAGCTAAAGGACTTGCAGCTGCAATACGTTGACATGTACCTGATTCACTGGCCAGTTGACGGCAAGTACCTAGATACTTGGAAGGCCATGGAGCGCCTTTATAAGGATGGTAAGATTCGCGCCATTGGGATTTCGAACTTTGACATTGAGCGGATGCAAGATGTCTTGGACCACGCTGAGATTATGCCCCAGGTTAACCAGATGGAGTTTAATCCACTCGTTCAGGAAAAAGACATCTACCAGTTCATGCGTGAAGTTGGTATGACCATGGAAGCCTGGGGACCTCTTGGTGGTGGACAAGCCATCAATGACCCAGTTATCCAGGAGTTGGCCAAGAAGCACCAGAAGACGCCGGCTCAGATTATTCTGCGCTTTGACATCCAGATGGGCGTGGTTACTATTCCTAAGTCAGTCCATGAGGAACGGATTATTGCCAACAGTCAGTTAGACGGCTTTGAGCTTAGTCCGGAAGACATGGCAGCCATCCAAAAGTTGGACCAGAACAAGCGTACTATCTGGTACGAGGACTTCACTTGGCACACCCCTCATAAGGATAGTGCAGCCCCAGATGAAGTTTCTCAGTGGGATGATAACCAGGAATACCAGGTTTAA
- a CDS encoding 3-oxoacyl-ACP reductase: MINQDYTNQNILLTGAASGIGFCQAQTYLAAGARVWGIDQAPIAIDHPNFTAIQQDLRRTDEVSRLGEGLAADQTFDILLNTAGVLDGFQPTLAQSLADFEQILSVDLLAAVALTNAVLPGMLARKSGQVVNMTSIAGFSAGGGGAAYTASKHALIGYTKQLAFDYASQGIRANAIAPGAVQTPMNAADFAGDGQMAKSVAENTPAKRWAQPQEVADLTLYVTSPQASYINGAVLTMDGGWTLGH; this comes from the coding sequence ATGATTAACCAAGATTACACGAATCAAAACATTTTGCTAACCGGTGCCGCTTCAGGCATCGGTTTTTGTCAGGCCCAAACCTACCTGGCGGCCGGTGCTAGGGTCTGGGGGATTGATCAGGCCCCGATTGCCATTGACCATCCGAATTTTACAGCTATCCAGCAGGACCTGAGAAGGACGGACGAAGTCAGTCGGCTAGGGGAGGGACTGGCTGCTGACCAGACTTTTGACATCCTGCTCAATACAGCCGGGGTCTTAGATGGTTTCCAACCGACCCTGGCCCAGTCCCTGGCCGATTTCGAACAGATTCTATCCGTGGATTTACTGGCAGCAGTGGCCCTGACTAATGCAGTTTTGCCGGGCATGCTTGCCCGTAAAAGTGGACAGGTTGTTAATATGACTTCAATTGCTGGTTTCTCTGCTGGGGGTGGTGGCGCGGCCTATACGGCCAGTAAACACGCCCTAATCGGCTACACCAAGCAACTGGCCTTTGACTATGCTAGCCAGGGAATCCGGGCCAATGCCATTGCCCCGGGGGCAGTGCAGACCCCGATGAATGCGGCGGACTTTGCCGGTGATGGGCAAATGGCGAAATCGGTGGCTGAAAATACGCCAGCCAAACGTTGGGCCCAGCCCCAGGAAGTTGCTGATTTAACCCTTTATGTCACCAGTCCCCAGGCCAGTTATATCAACGGCGCCGTCCTGACGATGGACGGTGGCTGGACCCTGGGACACTAG
- a CDS encoding QueT transporter family protein: MNQSKTAPSRAYSLALTAIVAALYVVITTAVAPFSFGPVQLRLSEGLNHLAAWNKRYVVALSLGVLLANFLSPLGWIDWVFGTLGTLIMTTITYLLTRKVTEAWLKIVISTVVVSTIGMAILAAEFTFAFQIHAAGSFSSGTKASSIFAQWLAYYVSVAPGELVSLIVGGIVIFALSKVVNLSK; encoded by the coding sequence ATGAATCAAAGTAAAACGGCCCCTAGTCGGGCCTACAGCCTGGCCCTGACCGCCATTGTGGCCGCCCTCTATGTGGTCATTACGACCGCAGTGGCACCCTTTAGCTTTGGACCAGTCCAACTACGCCTGTCAGAAGGACTTAATCACCTGGCAGCCTGGAACAAGCGCTACGTTGTGGCCCTGAGTTTAGGGGTTTTGCTAGCGAATTTCTTATCGCCATTGGGTTGGATTGACTGGGTTTTTGGGACGCTGGGCACCCTGATTATGACCACGATTACCTACCTGCTGACCCGCAAGGTGACCGAGGCTTGGTTAAAAATTGTAATCAGTACGGTGGTGGTTTCGACGATTGGGATGGCGATTTTGGCGGCTGAGTTCACCTTTGCCTTCCAAATCCACGCGGCCGGTTCCTTTTCATCGGGAACCAAGGCCAGCAGCATTTTTGCACAGTGGTTGGCCTACTACGTATCAGTGGCTCCTGGAGAATTAGTTTCCCTGATTGTCGGTGGGATTGTGATTTTTGCCCTGAGTAAGGTTGTTAACTTAAGTAAATGA
- the rpoD gene encoding RNA polymerase sigma factor RpoD: MATITSSSKIAEIKAYLDDQHIAYNGRAKKAELLALAEGKTPEEAAAAGRASTHRAAKKSGPMKSPAYDKSVRELIKEFKPAKQIKYSELSERIAEPYHLDEENIERLMEKVEDAGIAIVDESGEPAPEVLKAKQNKPSKEELDNAEDTAGIKINDPVRMYLKEIGRVNLLKGDEEIEISKRIEQGDEEAKQELAEANLRLVVSIAKRYVGRGMQFLDLIQEGNMGLMKAVDKFDYTKGFKFSTYATWWIRQAITRAIADQARTIRVPVHMVETINKLIRIQRQLLQDLGREPIPEEIGAEMNLTSEKVREILKIAQEPVSLETPIGEEDDSHLGDFIEDNEAISPADSAAYEMLREQLESVLDTLTDREENVLRLRFGLEDGRTRTLEEVGRVFGVTRERIRQIEAKALRKLRHPSRSKHLKDFMDEG; encoded by the coding sequence ATGGCAACCATTACCAGTTCTAGTAAAATTGCAGAAATCAAAGCCTATCTAGACGACCAGCACATCGCTTATAATGGCCGAGCTAAGAAGGCTGAATTGCTCGCCCTGGCTGAGGGGAAGACGCCGGAAGAAGCGGCGGCTGCTGGACGGGCTTCAACCCACCGCGCGGCGAAAAAGTCTGGACCAATGAAGAGCCCAGCCTATGACAAGTCGGTCCGTGAGCTGATTAAGGAATTTAAACCTGCCAAGCAGATTAAGTACAGCGAGCTTTCCGAACGGATTGCTGAGCCGTACCACCTTGACGAGGAAAACATCGAACGGCTGATGGAAAAGGTTGAAGATGCCGGCATCGCCATTGTGGACGAGTCCGGTGAACCAGCTCCTGAAGTTTTAAAGGCTAAGCAGAACAAGCCTTCTAAGGAAGAGTTGGACAACGCCGAAGATACGGCCGGGATTAAGATTAATGATCCAGTCCGCATGTACCTGAAGGAAATTGGCCGGGTTAACCTGCTGAAGGGCGACGAGGAAATCGAGATTTCTAAGCGCATCGAGCAGGGAGATGAAGAAGCCAAGCAGGAATTGGCCGAGGCCAACCTCCGGCTGGTGGTTTCAATCGCTAAGCGCTATGTTGGTCGTGGTATGCAGTTCTTGGATCTGATTCAAGAAGGAAACATGGGTCTGATGAAGGCCGTGGATAAGTTTGACTACACCAAGGGCTTCAAGTTCTCAACTTATGCCACCTGGTGGATTCGTCAGGCGATTACACGCGCCATCGCCGACCAGGCCCGGACCATCCGTGTGCCAGTCCACATGGTTGAAACTATTAACAAGTTAATCCGGATTCAGCGCCAGTTACTCCAGGATTTGGGTCGTGAACCTATTCCAGAAGAAATTGGGGCCGAGATGAACCTGACCTCTGAAAAAGTTCGTGAAATCCTCAAGATTGCCCAGGAGCCAGTTTCACTGGAAACGCCAATTGGGGAAGAGGATGACTCTCACCTGGGTGACTTCATCGAGGATAACGAGGCCATTTCACCGGCTGATTCAGCCGCTTATGAGATGCTCCGTGAGCAGCTCGAATCTGTGCTGGACACGTTGACTGACCGGGAAGAAAACGTTCTGCGTTTGCGCTTTGGCTTGGAAGACGGCCGGACGCGGACCTTGGAAGAGGTGGGTCGCGTCTTTGGCGTTACCCGGGAACGGATCCGTCAAATCGAAGCTAAGGCCCTGCGTAAGCTACGCCACCCAAGCCGTTCTAAGCACCTAAAGGACTTCATGGATGAGGGCTGA